From Gemmatimonadaceae bacterium, one genomic window encodes:
- a CDS encoding 4'-phosphopantetheinyl transferase superfamily protein translates to MEWIESEPGGHEIEPEEVHLWRFPLAAPDNSDGAVNLPEEERRCAEAMQSPTARRSFVAGQSALRALLSSYTGTPAGEIAFSRAAHGKPMLASPVAPLEFNVSHSGDWGVIALARVPVGVDVEQIRPGRSSPALERRFLTESERALLGRRARADGDAAFFVVWCRKEAYLKATGFGLAAPFSRIDSSAARLPDLHESGAQLAGDTPWSVAEFFVDERHAAAVVARADRLSPRFFTLRRSR, encoded by the coding sequence TTGGAGTGGATCGAAAGCGAGCCGGGCGGCCATGAAATCGAACCCGAAGAAGTCCACCTCTGGCGATTTCCACTCGCCGCTCCCGACAATTCCGACGGCGCCGTGAATCTCCCTGAAGAAGAGCGCCGCTGCGCCGAGGCGATGCAGTCGCCCACCGCGCGCCGGTCGTTCGTCGCCGGCCAGTCGGCGCTGCGTGCCCTGCTGTCCTCCTACACCGGCACGCCGGCGGGGGAGATCGCGTTCTCCCGCGCCGCGCACGGCAAGCCCATGCTCGCGTCACCCGTCGCACCGCTCGAGTTCAACGTCTCCCACTCCGGCGACTGGGGAGTGATAGCGCTCGCGCGCGTGCCAGTGGGCGTGGACGTCGAGCAGATCCGGCCGGGGCGCTCTTCCCCCGCGCTCGAAAGGAGATTTCTCACCGAGAGCGAGCGCGCTTTGCTCGGCCGGCGCGCGCGCGCCGATGGCGACGCGGCGTTTTTCGTCGTATGGTGTCGCAAGGAAGCGTACCTCAAAGCCACGGGGTTCGGGCTCGCGGCGCCGTTCAGCCGCATCGACAGCTCGGCCGCGCGGCTGCCGGATCTGCACGAGAGCGGAGCCCAGCTCGCGGGGGACACGCCGTGGTCGGTGGCGGAGTTCTTCGTGGACGAGCGGCATGCCGCGGCGGTCGTCGCGCGAGCGGATCGACTTTCGCCCCGATTCTTCACTTTGCGGAGATCACGTTGA